AAGTGGCAGATCGACGAGCCCCAACACTCCAGGCGCTACCGATGATAGGCACCCACATTCACCACGATTCATGACAGCCGGCGGCCACGATAAGAGTCTGGCCGAGCGGGTGCATAAGCCATGTACGAGATGATCTCGGACCCAGCGGCCATTCCCAAAACGACAAGTCTGTCAAAACCATGAACGCCATCTCGATGAAGACCCGCCCGAGCTTGCCGACTCCAAATTGGCGATTTCGCGGGCAGAGTAATTTGATAAAGTCCACTCAAATGGATATGGACCGCTCGATCTCCAGTCGTACTCTCGGTTGCATTGGCCAGATACAGGCCGGCGAGGCAGCCACCGCTTTCCTGATGCTTACTTATTCATTCCTCGCCATGGCCAGCTACAGTGCCATCAAGCCGATTACCCGAAGCAAGTTCATCGACAGCCTGGGCGCCGACAACCTCCCCTATGTGCAGCTGGCCGGCGGTGTGCTCATCGGCATGATCATGGTCGGTTACGGCTGGCTGATGGCGCGCCTGCCACGTCGTTGGAGCCTACCCATCGTGCAGGTGGGAATCGTAGGCTTGCTCGTGGCCTTCTGGTGCCTGTTCCGAACGGGCGGCACGTGGGTTTCCGTCGCCTTCTACGTGACTGGACTCATCCTGGGGATACTGCTCATTAGCCAGTTCTGGACGCTGGCCAACCTTGTCTACGATCCCCGCCAGGCCAAGCGACTGTTCGGTTTCATCGCCGCCGGGGCTCCGCTGGGGGGAATTGCTGGTTCGATACTCACGGCGAGTTACGTGAAGGAGATTGGCAGCGTCAACATTCTTCTAGTGAGCGCTTCACTGATGACGGTCTGCGTACTGATCGTGGTGACCATCATTGTTCGCGAGCAGCTGAGTGGACTGGCTGCTGCTCCGCAG
This window of the Terriglobales bacterium genome carries:
- a CDS encoding Npt1/Npt2 family nucleotide transporter, which codes for MIKSTQMDMDRSISSRTLGCIGQIQAGEAATAFLMLTYSFLAMASYSAIKPITRSKFIDSLGADNLPYVQLAGGVLIGMIMVGYGWLMARLPRRWSLPIVQVGIVGLLVAFWCLFRTGGTWVSVAFYVTGLILGILLISQFWTLANLVYDPRQAKRLFGFIAAGAPLGGIAGSILTASYVKEIGSVNILLVSASLMTVCVLIVVTIIVREQLSGLAAAPQGKTEIRGWQALDLLRKSRHLQIIALVISFAAIGAAIIEQQLNMAAAAAHSQETGIAGFLAVVQAWTSTIGFLVQILLTSRIHRYLGIGFALLILPVSLGSTALVMLMVASLWAPGLARVLDQSLRYTVDKTSREILFMPLPSAIKLQAKPFV